A single region of the Sulfurimonas sp. genome encodes:
- the thrS gene encoding threonine--tRNA ligase, whose protein sequence is MKHNGEIIDLQTAKESGFEGEQILLDNSEESLNILRHSTAHLMAQAIKSLYPDAKFFVGPNVKEGFYYDFKTSREIGEADLKEIEKEMLSIAKKKYEIEKYEISMDEAKEKFKDDHLKLFVMQRIPSDRVSIYKQGDFEDLCRGPHLPNVGLIRYFKLTKIAGAYLGGDSNNEMLTRIYGIAFADKEALKAYLDMMAEAEKRDHRKLGAEMKMFTFREEVGAGFPIWLPAGGRLRARLESLLFKAHRKRGYEPVRGPEMLRSDLWKTSGHYQNYGENMYFTNIDEIEFGVKPMNCVGHIKIYEEDLHSYRDLPLKYFEYGVVHRHEMTGALHGLFRVREFTQDDAHIFCRADQIEEQIIEVVDFVDKIMSTFGFNYKMMLSTRPDKAVGSDEVWEVSTQALRNAMDKNSLVYEVDEGGGAFYGPKIDIKITDAIGREWQCGTIQLDFNLPSRFELEYNGENNDKIQPVMIHRAILGSFERFIGILTEHYAGEFPMFIAPTQVAIVPIASTHNDYAKELADKLIDLGADSEIYSKNDSLNKRVRTAEKTRVPMLVIIGDEEVESRSVAIRDRRTREQYNLSESEFLSLIQTKINEVNF, encoded by the coding sequence ATAAAACACAACGGCGAAATAATTGATCTGCAAACTGCTAAAGAATCAGGTTTTGAGGGGGAACAGATACTTTTAGATAATTCGGAAGAGTCTTTAAATATTCTTAGACACTCAACTGCTCATTTGATGGCTCAAGCTATAAAGTCGCTCTATCCTGACGCAAAATTTTTCGTGGGTCCAAATGTAAAAGAGGGTTTTTACTATGACTTTAAAACAAGTCGTGAGATAGGTGAAGCCGACCTTAAAGAGATTGAAAAAGAGATGCTCTCGATTGCTAAAAAGAAGTATGAGATAGAGAAGTATGAAATCTCTATGGATGAAGCAAAAGAGAAGTTCAAAGATGACCATCTGAAACTTTTTGTTATGCAAAGAATCCCGAGTGATAGAGTTTCTATCTATAAGCAGGGTGATTTTGAAGACCTTTGCCGTGGTCCTCATCTGCCTAATGTAGGTTTAATCAGATATTTTAAACTTACCAAAATTGCGGGTGCTTACCTCGGCGGAGACTCTAACAACGAAATGCTTACTCGTATATACGGTATAGCATTTGCAGATAAAGAGGCTCTAAAAGCCTATCTTGATATGATGGCTGAAGCTGAGAAGAGAGATCACCGTAAGCTTGGCGCGGAGATGAAAATGTTTACATTCCGTGAAGAGGTAGGAGCAGGTTTTCCTATATGGCTTCCTGCAGGCGGAAGGCTTCGTGCAAGACTGGAGTCGCTTCTTTTTAAAGCACACCGAAAACGCGGTTATGAGCCGGTAAGAGGACCTGAGATGCTCCGTTCAGACCTATGGAAAACATCGGGTCACTACCAAAACTACGGCGAAAATATGTATTTTACAAATATCGACGAGATAGAGTTCGGTGTAAAACCTATGAACTGTGTCGGTCATATTAAGATATATGAAGAAGATTTGCACTCTTATAGAGATTTGCCTCTGAAATATTTTGAGTACGGTGTAGTTCACCGTCATGAGATGACGGGTGCGCTTCACGGACTTTTCCGTGTTCGTGAGTTTACCCAAGACGATGCGCATATCTTTTGTAGAGCAGATCAGATAGAAGAGCAGATTATAGAAGTTGTTGATTTTGTCGATAAGATAATGTCAACTTTCGGATTTAACTATAAAATGATGCTCTCGACAAGACCTGATAAGGCAGTCGGAAGTGATGAGGTGTGGGAAGTTTCTACACAGGCTCTTAGAAATGCAATGGATAAAAACTCTCTTGTTTATGAGGTAGATGAGGGCGGCGGAGCTTTTTACGGTCCAAAAATCGATATAAAAATTACAGATGCAATCGGGCGTGAGTGGCAATGTGGTACAATACAGCTAGACTTTAATCTGCCAAGCAGGTTTGAGCTTGAGTATAACGGCGAGAATAATGATAAGATTCAGCCGGTTATGATTCATAGAGCAATTTTAGGTTCGTTTGAGCGTTTTATTGGTATATTAACAGAGCATTACGCTGGAGAGTTTCCAATGTTTATCGCTCCGACTCAAGTTGCAATCGTTCCGATTGCTTCTACGCATAACGATTATGCAAAAGAGTTGGCGGATAAATTGATAGATTTAGGCGCAGACAGCGAAATCTACTCAAAAAATGATTCTTTAAATAAAAGAGTAAGAACAGCGGAAAAAACAAGAGTTCCTATGTTAGTAATCATAGGAGATGAAGAGGTCGAGTCTCGTAGCGTTGCGATTCGTGACAGAAGAACGAGAGAACAATACAATCTAAGTGAGAGCGAATTTCTCTCTCTTATACAAACTAAAATAAATGAGGTAAATTTTTGA
- a CDS encoding MFS transporter: MFKKVFPLSAILSLRFLGLFLVLPVISVYALELEGSTPLLVGIVVGGYALTQALFQVPFGAMSDKIGRKPTLLVGLVIFLIGSIICAFTSDIYTLMVGRFLQGAGAIGSVIAAMISDLVEEEIRGKAMAIMGASIAMSFALAMGLGPVLGAKFGVGFLFTLTAVFAFLAIILLFTKVPTPPKIKHTYHAKAKISDILKDPNLLNMIIINAMQKGLMTVAFVLIPIILTSDDFAWQKSDLYMAYMPAMVFGLAAMGPAAVFGEKYNKPKEIFLLSIALFIGSFLIMGLTSSSTLFIIGVVMFFIAFNMMEPLVQSMVTKFAKVHQKGAALGIANSVAYFSTFVGGTSAGLLWGMSDRETIGVSIAAVAGIWLLWTLKLQNPTKYSHLYISQDDIDISKLENLENEHIAEWYINESENLVIVKYVANAIEEEVLKGKISK; the protein is encoded by the coding sequence ATGTTTAAAAAAGTATTTCCTCTCTCGGCAATTCTCTCTCTTAGATTCTTGGGTCTATTTTTAGTTTTGCCTGTTATTTCAGTTTATGCACTTGAGCTTGAGGGCTCAACTCCGCTTTTAGTAGGTATCGTTGTCGGCGGATATGCACTCACTCAAGCGCTTTTTCAAGTTCCCTTTGGCGCAATGAGCGATAAAATAGGCAGAAAACCGACACTTTTGGTTGGTCTGGTTATATTTTTAATCGGGTCAATCATATGTGCCTTTACAAGCGATATATATACTCTTATGGTCGGTCGCTTTCTCCAAGGCGCGGGCGCAATCGGTTCAGTTATTGCCGCAATGATATCCGATTTGGTTGAAGAAGAGATTCGCGGCAAGGCTATGGCAATTATGGGAGCTTCTATTGCTATGAGTTTTGCTCTTGCAATGGGATTGGGTCCTGTTTTAGGTGCCAAATTCGGCGTAGGATTTCTTTTTACATTAACGGCTGTTTTTGCGTTTCTGGCAATCATTCTTCTTTTTACCAAAGTGCCGACACCTCCAAAAATCAAACATACCTACCATGCAAAAGCAAAGATTTCCGATATTTTAAAAGATCCGAACCTTTTAAATATGATTATTATAAATGCTATGCAAAAAGGTCTTATGACGGTTGCTTTTGTTCTCATCCCTATTATTCTTACAAGCGATGACTTTGCTTGGCAGAAATCAGACCTTTATATGGCATATATGCCTGCTATGGTTTTTGGTTTGGCTGCAATGGGTCCTGCTGCGGTATTTGGCGAAAAATACAATAAACCAAAAGAGATATTTCTGCTCTCTATTGCTCTTTTTATCGGTTCATTTTTAATTATGGGACTTACATCTTCAAGCACGCTTTTTATAATCGGCGTTGTTATGTTTTTCATTGCCTTTAATATGATGGAACCGCTAGTCCAATCAATGGTTACAAAATTTGCAAAAGTACATCAAAAAGGCGCAGCACTCGGAATTGCCAACTCAGTTGCCTATTTCTCGACATTTGTAGGTGGTACATCTGCCGGCTTGCTATGGGGGATGAGCGATAGAGAGACGATTGGAGTCTCTATCGCTGCTGTTGCAGGAATTTGGCTTTTATGGACGCTCAAACTTCAAAATCCGACAAAATATTCCCATCTTTATATTTCACAAGATGACATAGATATCTCAAAGCTTGAAAACCTTGAAAACGAGCATATTGCCGAATGGTATATAAATGAGAGCGAAAATCTTGTTATTGTAAAATATGTAGCAAACGCAATAGAAGAAGAAGTTCTAAAAGGAAAGATATCCAAATAG
- the infC gene encoding translation initiation factor IF-3 produces the protein MNKKDRVIMNDEIRVPEVRCNVDGAESLGIISTDAAMEKANELGLDLVLIAPDAKPPVAKIMNYGKYKYQEEKKLKEQRKNQVKIDIKEIKLSVKIAENDINYKVKHAREFLAEGKHVRFRVFLKGREMSNPDSAKDVLLKVWSMIEDVAIMDKEPKFEGRYYNLYVLPKK, from the coding sequence TTGAACAAAAAAGACCGTGTCATAATGAATGACGAAATCCGTGTGCCAGAAGTGCGTTGTAATGTAGATGGAGCAGAATCTTTAGGAATTATTTCTACGGATGCAGCTATGGAAAAAGCAAATGAGCTAGGTTTGGATTTAGTCCTAATTGCTCCTGATGCAAAGCCTCCTGTTGCTAAGATTATGAATTACGGTAAGTATAAGTATCAAGAAGAGAAAAAGCTGAAAGAGCAGAGAAAAAATCAAGTTAAAATTGATATTAAAGAGATTAAGCTCTCTGTCAAAATTGCGGAAAACGATATCAATTATAAAGTAAAACACGCAAGAGAATTTTTGGCTGAAGGCAAACATGTAAGATTTCGTGTATTTTTAAAAGGTCGTGAGATGTCAAACCCTGATTCGGCAAAAGATGTTCTTTTAAAAGTTTGGTCTATGATTGAAGATGTTGCGATTATGGATAAAGAGCCTAAATTTGAAGGTCGTTACTACAACTTGTATGTACTCCCTAAAAAATAG